One Natronomonas moolapensis 8.8.11 genomic region harbors:
- the dnaJ gene encoding molecular chaperone DnaJ, translating into MSEDFYSALGVSRDADEEEIKQAYRKKAAEYHPDVSDEPDAEEKFKRVKKAKEVLLDDEKRRMYDQMGHERFAEAEKRGATDSDRGAGAGGMGAGGMGGAGGMGGMNDIFEQFFGGGGRSRSRSGPQQGSDLKTRLRIDLGDAYEGVTKQLSVTRPERCPDCDGAGHPPDADARTCSACNGQGQRTTVRQTPLGRVQQTETCPECAGEGTVYSERCSTCRGDGQVKNEATLQVEIPAGIRDGQTLRMEREGAPGENGGPNGDLLVEIRIDDHDRFERDGDDLRTRQPISFTQAVFGDTVEVPTLDGSVEMDVPAGTQSGETFRLRGKGMPRLQRRGHGDMYVQVRIVTPEDLNDEQREALEAFAEAGGEDIDVEQGFFEKLRQSF; encoded by the coding sequence ATGAGCGAGGACTTCTACTCGGCGCTCGGTGTCTCCCGGGACGCTGACGAGGAGGAGATCAAGCAGGCGTATCGGAAGAAAGCCGCCGAGTATCACCCGGACGTCTCCGACGAGCCGGACGCCGAAGAGAAGTTCAAAAGGGTCAAAAAGGCCAAGGAGGTGCTCTTGGACGACGAGAAGCGCCGGATGTACGACCAGATGGGCCACGAGCGCTTCGCTGAGGCCGAAAAGCGCGGCGCGACCGACAGCGACCGCGGGGCGGGCGCAGGCGGCATGGGTGCCGGCGGTATGGGGGGTGCCGGCGGCATGGGCGGAATGAACGACATCTTCGAGCAGTTCTTCGGCGGCGGGGGGCGGTCCCGGTCGCGCTCGGGCCCCCAGCAGGGCTCGGACCTCAAGACGCGGCTCCGGATCGATCTCGGGGACGCCTACGAGGGCGTCACGAAACAGTTGAGTGTCACCCGTCCCGAGCGCTGTCCGGACTGCGACGGCGCGGGCCACCCCCCCGACGCGGACGCGCGCACCTGTTCGGCCTGCAACGGCCAAGGCCAGCGGACGACGGTACGGCAGACACCGCTCGGGCGCGTCCAACAGACCGAGACCTGCCCGGAGTGTGCGGGCGAGGGGACGGTCTACTCCGAGAGGTGTTCGACGTGTCGGGGCGACGGGCAGGTAAAAAACGAGGCGACCCTGCAGGTCGAGATACCGGCTGGCATCCGCGACGGCCAGACCCTCCGGATGGAACGGGAGGGCGCACCCGGCGAGAACGGCGGTCCCAACGGCGACCTGCTGGTCGAGATCCGGATCGACGACCACGACCGCTTCGAGCGCGATGGCGACGACCTCCGGACCCGCCAGCCGATCTCGTTCACACAGGCGGTGTTCGGCGACACGGTCGAGGTGCCGACGCTCGACGGCTCCGTCGAGATGGATGTCCCGGCGGGCACCCAAAGCGGCGAGACGTTCCGGCTGCGGGGCAAGGGGATGCCCCGGCTACAGCGCCGCGGTCACGGCGATATGTACGTCCAGGTCCGAATCGTCACGCCCGAGGACCTCAACGACGAACAGCGCGAGGCCCTGGAGGCGTTCGCCGAGGCCGGCGGCGAGGACATCGACGTCGAGCAGGGCTTCTTCGAGAAACTGAGACAGAGCTTCTGA
- a CDS encoding DUF7317 family protein, protein MSYRSLTATLTLYRGGTLTLEEAARQSDVPPVELAAELRSRGIPVREEARADVTERTTT, encoded by the coding sequence ATGTCATATCGATCACTGACGGCGACGCTCACTCTGTATCGCGGCGGGACACTCACCCTCGAAGAGGCGGCGAGGCAAAGCGACGTCCCGCCGGTCGAGTTGGCCGCCGAACTCCGTTCCCGCGGCATCCCGGTTCGCGAGGAAGCCCGGGCGGACGTGACAGAACGGACGACCACCTGA
- the purS gene encoding phosphoribosylformylglycinamidine synthase subunit PurS has translation MTAYTATVTVRLKRGVLDPEAETTQQALERLGFELEDLRSADRFEVDVDAADADDAEARATEMAERLLANPTIHDYDVEVAEA, from the coding sequence ATGACCGCCTACACCGCGACCGTCACCGTTCGGCTGAAGCGGGGCGTCCTCGATCCCGAGGCCGAGACGACCCAGCAGGCGCTCGAACGGCTCGGGTTCGAACTCGAGGATCTCCGGTCCGCCGACCGCTTCGAGGTCGACGTGGACGCTGCCGACGCCGATGACGCCGAGGCCCGCGCCACGGAAATGGCCGAGCGGCTGTTGGCGAACCCGACCATCCACGACTACGACGTCGAGGTCGCGGAGGCGTAG
- a CDS encoding VanZ family protein, with the protein MSRPTPLGPFRYVVVIGCAAAILAASIVAPGDGVPRTMGIETTVYFHLVGYAGLAAALGHAARSADRRTLLLVAAVVTLYGGGIEAVQGPIPYRTMSGADAATNAVGAALGTGAWRLLGRRLGARFDTDDG; encoded by the coding sequence GTGAGTCGTCCCACCCCTCTCGGGCCGTTTCGGTACGTCGTCGTAATTGGCTGTGCGGCCGCGATCCTCGCCGCCTCGATCGTTGCGCCCGGAGACGGCGTTCCCCGGACGATGGGGATCGAAACCACCGTTTATTTTCACCTCGTCGGCTACGCCGGGTTGGCCGCGGCGCTCGGCCACGCCGCCCGGTCGGCCGACCGACGAACCCTCCTCCTCGTCGCGGCCGTCGTGACGCTGTACGGCGGAGGGATCGAGGCCGTCCAAGGGCCGATTCCCTACCGAACGATGTCGGGGGCGGACGCGGCGACAAACGCCGTCGGCGCGGCGCTCGGGACGGGCGCCTGGCGGCTCCTCGGGCGGCGTCTCGGCGCGCGTTTCGACACCGATGACGGCTGA
- a CDS encoding archaeosine biosynthesis radical SAM protein RaSEA — MSQPTPEVYESGRGMDAHNEVMREIRARNDESYDPTEPTRVWLDEDNTPDGVRTSLTIILNTGGCRWARAGGCTMCGYVAESVEGGTVAHEDLMTQVEHCLEHEADTADAPAELIKIYTSGSFLDEREVPAGTREAIAQTFADRERMVVESLPDFVDREKLAAFVDRGLAVDVAVGLETATDRVRHDAVNKYFDFADFEAACAEAREAGAGVKAYLLMKPPFLAEPDAVEDMKRSVRRCGSVEGCHTVSMNPCNVQRHTMVEELYHDGGYRPPWLWSVAEVLEATADEDVIVVSDPVGHGSDRGSHNCGECDDLVQRAIKDFDLRQDPSVFEEVSCACESTWAYVMREETAYNQPLVR, encoded by the coding sequence ATGAGTCAGCCGACGCCGGAGGTCTACGAGTCCGGGCGGGGGATGGACGCCCACAACGAGGTGATGCGGGAGATCCGCGCCCGCAACGACGAGAGCTACGACCCCACGGAGCCGACGCGGGTGTGGCTCGACGAGGATAACACCCCCGACGGGGTGCGGACCTCGCTTACGATCATCCTGAACACCGGTGGTTGCCGGTGGGCGCGGGCCGGCGGCTGTACGATGTGTGGCTACGTCGCCGAAAGCGTCGAGGGCGGCACCGTCGCCCACGAGGATTTGATGACGCAGGTCGAACACTGCCTAGAACACGAGGCCGACACCGCCGACGCCCCCGCCGAGTTGATCAAGATCTACACCTCCGGGTCGTTCCTCGACGAACGAGAAGTGCCCGCCGGGACCCGCGAAGCGATCGCCCAGACGTTCGCCGACCGCGAGCGGATGGTCGTCGAATCCCTGCCAGATTTCGTCGACCGCGAGAAACTGGCCGCGTTCGTCGATCGCGGCCTCGCGGTCGACGTGGCGGTCGGCCTCGAGACCGCGACCGACCGCGTCCGCCACGACGCCGTCAACAAGTACTTCGACTTCGCGGATTTCGAGGCGGCCTGCGCCGAGGCCCGGGAGGCGGGCGCGGGCGTCAAGGCGTATCTGTTGATGAAGCCCCCGTTCCTCGCTGAACCCGACGCCGTCGAGGACATGAAACGGTCCGTCCGGCGGTGTGGCTCCGTCGAGGGCTGTCACACCGTCTCGATGAACCCCTGTAACGTCCAGCGCCACACGATGGTCGAGGAGTTGTACCACGACGGCGGCTACCGACCCCCGTGGCTGTGGTCGGTCGCCGAGGTGCTCGAGGCGACCGCCGACGAGGACGTCATCGTCGTCTCCGACCCCGTCGGGCACGGCTCCGACCGCGGCTCGCACAACTGTGGCGAGTGTGACGACCTCGTCCAGCGGGCGATCAAGGACTTCGACCTCCGACAGGACCCCTCGGTGTTCGAGGAGGTCTCCTGTGCGTGCGAGTCGACATGGGCGTACGTCATGCGCGAGGAGACGGCGTACAACCAGCCGCTGGTCCGGTAG
- a CDS encoding amphi-Trp domain-containing protein, with protein sequence MYLSGEETASFLRTLADAREDDSEVTIHGNDWEILLKCAELIEVEMEILNRSGREVEFEELEDNGRLSAE encoded by the coding sequence GTGTATCTCTCCGGCGAGGAGACCGCGTCGTTCCTTCGGACGCTCGCCGACGCTCGCGAGGACGACAGCGAAGTGACAATCCACGGCAACGATTGGGAGATCCTACTTAAGTGCGCTGAGCTGATCGAAGTCGAGATGGAGATTTTAAATCGCTCCGGGCGGGAAGTTGAGTTCGAGGAACTGGAGGACAACGGTCGCCTCTCGGCGGAGTAG
- a CDS encoding proton-conducting transporter transmembrane domain-containing protein: MSGHNSKPTVGALPDTAAESPVAPAVLTLLVWSLFVASIAVLLARIRSGAAWDVPGLVAVDGLTVLLWVVVTFFSGIVHSYSRRYMAGSTHKTRFFLAVFGFTAVVMALVAADHVVLFGVLWVAMGLLMAELIGISEGWTQAQAAAAVARRYFMTSSALLGLALTALWWATGTATVSGIGAAADTLGGPVWLLAAGALVLAGMIQSALVPFHGWLLSSMTAPTPASALMHAGFVNAGGVLLARFAPVITADSTLMLVIVAVGAASAVGGKLLKSVRTDIKGKLGCSTVGQMGFMIMQAGLGFFGAAITHLILHGFYKAYQFLSSGEQVEHTTPSETTTHTIGRATSAVGFVVAVSTGLGGGVVFAVLTGKGANVDSGLLLVFFVVFTTLHAARSAVRHTSLPALARHGAVPLVFFPAIVVYALVYDGVSNLLAVSAAPTELTLLHGVVAVGFAGIYVAIETGVHEHSQRLYVALLNAARPSPNTLLTSTEEYNEY, encoded by the coding sequence ATGTCAGGACACAACTCGAAGCCGACGGTCGGAGCGCTCCCGGACACGGCGGCCGAATCGCCGGTCGCACCCGCTGTATTAACATTGCTCGTGTGGTCGCTGTTCGTCGCGAGTATCGCCGTCCTCCTCGCCAGGATCCGGTCCGGTGCCGCGTGGGACGTTCCCGGGCTGGTCGCTGTCGACGGCCTGACAGTTCTACTGTGGGTCGTGGTCACGTTCTTCAGCGGCATCGTTCACAGCTACTCGCGTCGCTATATGGCCGGCAGCACCCACAAGACGAGGTTCTTTCTCGCCGTGTTCGGATTCACCGCCGTCGTGATGGCACTCGTCGCCGCCGACCACGTCGTACTGTTCGGGGTCCTCTGGGTGGCGATGGGGCTGTTGATGGCCGAACTCATCGGCATCAGCGAGGGGTGGACACAGGCACAGGCCGCCGCGGCCGTCGCCCGAAGGTACTTCATGACCAGCAGCGCCTTACTCGGACTCGCGCTGACGGCGCTGTGGTGGGCGACCGGCACGGCGACGGTCTCCGGAATCGGCGCGGCAGCCGACACGCTCGGTGGTCCGGTGTGGTTGCTCGCCGCCGGCGCTCTCGTGCTCGCGGGCATGATCCAGTCCGCTCTCGTCCCGTTCCACGGCTGGTTGCTCTCCTCGATGACAGCCCCGACGCCGGCGTCCGCGTTGATGCACGCCGGGTTCGTCAACGCGGGCGGCGTCCTGCTCGCTCGCTTTGCCCCAGTCATAACAGCCGACTCGACGCTCATGCTCGTAATCGTCGCCGTCGGTGCGGCGAGCGCCGTTGGTGGGAAGCTCCTGAAGTCGGTCCGGACCGACATCAAAGGCAAACTCGGCTGCTCGACGGTCGGTCAGATGGGCTTTATGATCATGCAGGCCGGCCTCGGCTTCTTCGGCGCCGCGATCACCCACCTCATCCTGCACGGATTTTATAAGGCGTATCAGTTCCTCAGTTCGGGCGAACAGGTCGAACACACGACCCCGAGCGAGACCACAACACACACCATCGGCCGCGCGACGAGCGCCGTCGGGTTCGTCGTGGCGGTGTCGACCGGCCTCGGCGGCGGCGTGGTGTTCGCGGTGCTGACCGGAAAGGGGGCAAACGTCGACAGCGGTCTCCTGTTGGTTTTCTTCGTCGTCTTCACCACGCTCCACGCGGCCCGCAGTGCAGTCCGGCATACCTCGCTTCCGGCGCTCGCCCGCCACGGAGCCGTCCCGCTGGTGTTCTTTCCGGCCATCGTCGTCTACGCGCTCGTCTACGATGGCGTCTCGAACCTCCTGGCAGTCAGTGCGGCGCCGACCGAACTGACTCTGCTCCACGGGGTCGTCGCTGTCGGCTTCGCCGGCATCTACGTCGCCATCGAGACCGGCGTTCACGAGCACAGCCAACGCCTCTACGTGGCGCTGTTGAACGCCGCCCGTCCGTCGCCGAACACCCTGTTGACGTCCACGGAGGAATACAATGAGTACTGA
- a CDS encoding DUF2309 domain-containing protein, translating into MSTDPVIRDSIDEAAATVGSLWPIHSFVTANPLSGFEDRPFGDAVEQAAALLGGRGYPRARTFRTALERGHIDRAILDEELAEAGHDDDPEALLDRMADTVDTEAGDGDTDTATDHVDRVLTKWLSAFLDEGSAHWPMPNREAGFYAAFRDVAEYDSDVPDEGIVADLPDAPLDAIEAVVASSPEEKWVPILEEQLAALPGWTGFINRRTDEGGVWQSTYPISLEGYLAVRLALLDALDAPLEPDGDAEVDATSDVALAFLRAWEATYRNDLVGAVAAESRSIDDETADRPDAQLVFCIDTRSEVIRRHIESTGEYETHGYAGFFGVPMKYQGYDADVAVDACPPILDPQHRVTDVPTDDDTRARYDRWSGVREAADELVEILEANATTAYGYVETAGSGYGLSLVARTLAPGRVHDLIDAAAGLVPSRHEFCEPLVDHRHANDSDLPAGLTHEKKVEYAATAFELMGFEEFGRLVVFAGHASETANNPYDSSLDCGACAGNPGGPSARVLAAICNDGAVTTELRDRGFDIPEDTVFVAGQHNTTTDEVELFAGGVPESHADDLEQLRTDLATAREGASAERAESLGSDGATGVRETERRAADWAETRPEWGLAGNAGFVVGPRELTSDCDLDGRAFLHSYDWSSDPDGDALEAILAGPMVVTQWINAQYYFSTVDNAAYGSGSKVTQNPVGNVGVYQGNGGDLMTGLPLQSLMAADDEPYHQPLRLSTVVHAPVERVTDVLADHGELTERLDNDWLSLTVVDPTRDHRAFHYEASLEWTPLSERTEAAPETPAQAVADD; encoded by the coding sequence ATGAGTACTGACCCCGTTATCCGCGACAGCATCGACGAGGCAGCGGCCACCGTCGGTTCCCTCTGGCCCATCCACTCGTTCGTGACGGCCAACCCCCTCTCGGGGTTCGAGGACCGACCGTTCGGGGACGCTGTCGAGCAGGCCGCTGCCCTGTTAGGCGGCCGTGGCTACCCCCGTGCCCGGACGTTCCGGACGGCACTCGAACGCGGCCACATCGACCGGGCGATCCTCGACGAGGAACTCGCCGAGGCAGGCCACGACGACGACCCGGAGGCGCTCCTCGACCGCATGGCCGACACGGTCGATACGGAGGCCGGAGACGGCGACACGGATACCGCCACGGACCACGTCGACCGGGTGCTGACGAAGTGGCTGTCGGCTTTCCTCGACGAGGGAAGCGCCCACTGGCCGATGCCGAACCGCGAGGCGGGGTTCTATGCAGCCTTCCGGGACGTGGCGGAATACGACAGCGACGTCCCCGACGAGGGGATCGTCGCCGATCTGCCCGACGCGCCACTCGATGCCATCGAGGCGGTCGTGGCGTCGTCCCCGGAGGAAAAATGGGTGCCGATCCTCGAAGAACAGTTGGCCGCCCTCCCGGGCTGGACGGGGTTCATCAACCGTCGCACCGACGAGGGGGGGGTCTGGCAGTCGACGTATCCCATCTCGCTGGAAGGGTATCTCGCGGTGCGTCTGGCACTGTTGGATGCCCTCGACGCCCCTCTCGAACCGGACGGCGACGCCGAGGTGGATGCGACGAGCGATGTCGCGCTCGCGTTCCTGCGCGCGTGGGAAGCGACCTACCGCAACGACCTCGTCGGAGCCGTCGCGGCCGAGAGCCGCTCGATAGACGACGAGACGGCAGACCGTCCGGACGCCCAGTTGGTGTTCTGTATCGACACCCGCTCGGAGGTCATCCGCCGTCATATCGAGTCGACGGGCGAGTACGAGACCCACGGATACGCCGGCTTCTTCGGCGTACCGATGAAGTATCAGGGGTACGACGCCGACGTGGCGGTCGACGCCTGTCCACCGATCCTCGACCCACAACACCGCGTCACCGACGTCCCGACCGACGACGACACCCGGGCGCGCTACGATCGCTGGTCCGGCGTCCGTGAGGCCGCGGACGAACTTGTCGAGATACTGGAGGCTAACGCCACCACCGCCTACGGCTACGTCGAGACCGCCGGAAGCGGCTACGGGCTCTCACTCGTGGCCCGCACGCTCGCTCCCGGACGCGTTCACGACCTGATCGACGCCGCTGCCGGGCTGGTGCCCAGCAGACACGAGTTCTGTGAGCCGCTCGTCGACCACCGACACGCCAACGACAGCGACCTCCCGGCCGGACTGACCCACGAAAAAAAAGTCGAGTACGCCGCGACCGCGTTCGAGTTGATGGGGTTCGAGGAGTTCGGCCGCCTCGTCGTCTTCGCGGGTCACGCCAGCGAGACAGCGAACAACCCCTACGACTCGAGTCTGGACTGCGGTGCCTGCGCCGGCAACCCCGGCGGCCCCAGCGCCCGGGTCCTCGCAGCGATCTGTAACGACGGGGCGGTTACGACCGAACTCCGCGACCGTGGGTTCGATATTCCCGAGGATACGGTCTTCGTTGCCGGCCAACACAACACGACGACCGACGAGGTGGAACTGTTCGCCGGCGGCGTGCCCGAAAGCCACGCGGACGACCTCGAGCAGTTGCGCACGGACCTCGCGACGGCTCGTGAGGGTGCGAGCGCCGAACGCGCCGAATCGCTGGGTTCGGACGGCGCGACCGGTGTCAGAGAGACCGAACGCCGCGCCGCCGACTGGGCCGAGACGCGTCCCGAGTGGGGGCTGGCCGGCAACGCTGGCTTCGTCGTCGGTCCCCGCGAGTTGACGAGCGACTGCGACCTCGACGGGCGCGCGTTCCTCCACTCCTACGACTGGTCGAGCGATCCGGACGGAGACGCCCTCGAGGCCATTCTCGCCGGTCCCATGGTCGTCACCCAGTGGATCAACGCCCAGTACTACTTTTCGACGGTCGACAACGCCGCCTACGGCAGTGGCTCGAAGGTCACCCAGAACCCGGTCGGCAACGTCGGTGTCTACCAGGGCAACGGCGGTGACCTGATGACCGGGCTCCCGCTCCAGTCGCTGATGGCCGCGGACGACGAACCGTATCACCAGCCGCTCCGCCTCTCGACGGTCGTCCACGCACCGGTCGAGCGGGTCACCGACGTCTTGGCCGACCACGGAGAACTGACCGAACGGCTGGACAACGACTGGCTATCGCTGACAGTCGTCGACCCGACGCGGGACCACCGCGCCTTCCACTACGAGGCGTCTCTGGAGTGGACGCCACTCTCCGAACGGACCGAAGCGGCCCCGGAGACGCCAGCCCAAGCTGTCGCGGACGACTAG
- the sppA gene encoding signal peptide peptidase SppA produces MRGLDTVGRLGIALVVAAVVAAAAWTLFVELPASGAELLGVLLVLAAVVGALRGGGSIGRSVFPTYNAAEVAVEGPITRDGGGGGPIPSPGSPGADDVVELIERADDDDDDAEALVLKLNTPGGAVVPSDDIRLAAKAFDGPTVAYTTDVCASGGYWIASGCDELWAREGSVVGSIGVRGSRITAAESLEKVGLEYEQLSAGEYKEAGVPFSDLEADEREYLQGIVDDYYDQFVETVAEGRNTDAESLRETEAKVFLGQTAAEMGLVDHLGTREDVEARLEELLGTEAELEELEPARSVADRLRGGAERIAYAFGAGIAARFSDPGSEFRFRF; encoded by the coding sequence ATGCGTGGACTCGACACCGTCGGTCGGCTGGGTATCGCTCTCGTCGTCGCCGCGGTCGTGGCCGCCGCCGCCTGGACGCTGTTCGTCGAACTGCCGGCGAGCGGGGCCGAACTGCTCGGCGTTTTGCTTGTCCTCGCCGCCGTCGTCGGGGCGCTCCGCGGCGGCGGCTCGATCGGGCGGAGCGTCTTCCCGACGTACAACGCCGCCGAGGTCGCCGTCGAGGGGCCGATCACCCGCGACGGCGGGGGCGGCGGCCCGATCCCCTCGCCCGGGTCGCCCGGCGCCGACGACGTCGTCGAACTGATCGAGCGTGCCGACGACGACGACGACGACGCCGAGGCGCTCGTGCTCAAGCTCAACACCCCCGGCGGCGCGGTCGTCCCCAGCGACGACATCCGGCTCGCGGCGAAGGCTTTCGACGGCCCGACGGTCGCGTATACGACGGACGTCTGTGCCAGCGGCGGCTACTGGATCGCAAGCGGCTGTGACGAACTCTGGGCGCGGGAGGGCAGCGTCGTCGGCTCCATCGGCGTCCGGGGGTCGCGGATCACCGCCGCCGAGTCCCTCGAGAAGGTCGGCCTCGAATACGAGCAACTGAGCGCCGGCGAATACAAGGAAGCAGGCGTCCCGTTCAGTGACCTCGAAGCGGACGAACGCGAGTACCTCCAGGGAATCGTCGACGACTACTACGACCAGTTCGTCGAGACCGTCGCCGAGGGACGCAACACTGACGCCGAGTCGCTCCGCGAGACGGAGGCCAAGGTCTTTCTCGGCCAGACGGCCGCCGAGATGGGGCTCGTCGACCACCTCGGGACGCGCGAGGACGTCGAGGCGCGCCTCGAGGAGCTGCTCGGTACGGAGGCCGAACTCGAGGAACTGGAACCCGCCCGGAGCGTCGCGGATCGGCTCCGGGGCGGCGCCGAGCGAATCGCCTACGCCTTCGGTGCCGGGATCGCGGCCCGATTTAGCGACCCCGGCAGCGAGTTCCGGTTCCGATTCTGA
- the purQ gene encoding phosphoribosylformylglycinamidine synthase I, with product MSVAVIRFGGSNCDRDAVRALEHLGIECEIVWHADGLPADPDGIVIPGGFSYGDYLRAGAMAARTPVLDDVRAAADSGTPVLGVCNGAQIGSESGLTPGAFTTNRSARFQCEPVYLRVENAETPWTAAYDEGDVIEIPIAHGEGRFEIDDDRLATLEADDRVLFRYCDADGEVTDAANPNGSKHNVAGVLGENDHVAVLMPHPERASLPDIGPTDGQEILRAFE from the coding sequence GTGAGCGTGGCAGTCATCCGCTTCGGCGGCTCGAACTGCGACCGCGACGCCGTCCGCGCGCTCGAACACCTCGGCATCGAGTGCGAGATCGTCTGGCACGCCGACGGCCTCCCGGCGGACCCCGACGGGATCGTCATCCCCGGCGGTTTCTCTTACGGCGACTACCTCCGTGCCGGCGCGATGGCGGCGCGCACTCCCGTCCTCGATGACGTCCGGGCGGCCGCCGACTCGGGGACGCCCGTCCTTGGCGTCTGCAACGGCGCACAGATCGGCTCTGAGAGCGGGCTCACTCCCGGCGCGTTCACCACGAACCGAAGCGCCCGGTTCCAGTGTGAGCCGGTGTACCTGCGCGTCGAGAACGCCGAGACGCCCTGGACCGCCGCCTACGACGAGGGCGACGTGATCGAGATCCCGATCGCCCACGGCGAGGGGCGCTTCGAGATAGACGACGATCGGCTCGCGACCCTCGAGGCCGACGACCGCGTGCTCTTTCGATACTGCGACGCCGACGGCGAGGTCACAGACGCGGCCAACCCGAACGGTTCGAAACACAACGTGGCAGGCGTCCTCGGCGAGAACGATCACGTCGCGGTGTTGATGCCCCACCCCGAGCGGGCCAGCCTCCCCGACATCGGTCCGACTGACGGACAGGAGATCCTCCGGGCGTTTGAGTAG
- a CDS encoding MATE family efflux transporter — MSRSSPRDRAVNVTDGALLKPLVVLSIPIVLTNVLQVGYNLADTFWVGRLGQPAVAALSFSWAIVFLVIALSLGFSVAGTVLVAQNKGAGRVERVGRVAGQTITVVLGVSLVFSVAGYALAPTLLELLGAVSGSPEHRLAVAYTRTMFVGIPFIFGFFVFQSLLQGWGDTRTPLYLMAFGVGLNVFIDPFFVLGFQDNALFAWLGAESLETTLYAATGFSGLGIRGAALATICSRGIGAVVGIYLLLSGSVGIELVPSDFRPRFDTVRDLLRIGAPASVEISTSALSVTILTALVAVAGSDAVAAYGIGSRVTSIVVLPALGLARGVETVVGQNLGAEQPDRARRGVIAASGIVVASLLAFSAGTYLLAEPIIGLFISGTGAVAVTDTGGEYLRIVGSTYVFVGLFYVVQGGFRGSGDTRTAMVFAFLGFIVFRSAFAYALAVPGGFGATGVWYGEALANVLMALAVAGYFSRGRWDGRVIDDDAAESA; from the coding sequence ATGAGCCGTTCGTCACCGCGAGATCGGGCAGTCAACGTCACGGACGGTGCCCTGCTCAAACCGCTCGTCGTCCTCTCGATCCCGATCGTCCTGACGAACGTGCTTCAGGTCGGCTACAACCTCGCCGACACGTTCTGGGTCGGTCGCCTCGGTCAACCGGCCGTCGCGGCGCTATCGTTTTCGTGGGCTATCGTCTTCCTTGTTATTGCTCTCTCGCTCGGTTTCTCTGTGGCCGGAACTGTTCTCGTCGCCCAGAACAAGGGCGCGGGACGGGTCGAGCGCGTGGGCCGGGTGGCCGGCCAGACGATCACGGTCGTGTTGGGTGTCTCACTCGTCTTTTCGGTCGCTGGCTACGCGCTCGCGCCGACGCTTCTGGAACTCCTCGGGGCGGTCTCCGGCTCGCCCGAGCACCGCCTCGCCGTCGCATACACTCGCACGATGTTCGTCGGCATCCCGTTTATTTTCGGCTTCTTCGTCTTCCAGTCGCTGCTGCAGGGGTGGGGCGACACGCGGACGCCGCTGTATCTCATGGCCTTCGGCGTCGGGCTGAACGTGTTCATCGACCCGTTCTTCGTCCTCGGCTTCCAGGACAACGCGCTGTTCGCATGGCTCGGCGCGGAGTCCCTGGAGACGACGCTGTACGCGGCGACTGGGTTCTCGGGGCTCGGCATCCGGGGCGCGGCGCTGGCGACGATCTGCTCGCGGGGGATCGGCGCCGTCGTCGGCATCTATCTGCTGTTGTCGGGGTCGGTCGGCATCGAACTCGTCCCCTCGGACTTCCGTCCGCGATTCGATACGGTGCGCGATCTCCTCCGGATCGGCGCGCCGGCCAGCGTCGAGATCTCGACGAGCGCGCTGAGCGTGACGATCCTGACCGCCCTCGTCGCCGTCGCCGGGTCGGACGCGGTCGCGGCCTACGGGATCGGATCGCGGGTCACCTCGATCGTCGTGCTGCCGGCGCTCGGGCTCGCTCGGGGGGTCGAAACCGTCGTCGGACAGAACCTCGGCGCCGAACAGCCGGATCGAGCGAGACGGGGTGTGATCGCCGCTTCGGGGATCGTCGTCGCGTCGCTTCTGGCGTTCAGCGCCGGCACGTACCTGCTCGCCGAGCCGATCATCGGGCTCTTCATCTCCGGGACCGGTGCAGTCGCCGTCACGGACACCGGCGGCGAGTACCTCCGGATCGTCGGGTCGACGTACGTATTCGTGGGGCTGTTCTACGTCGTCCAGGGCGGGTTCCGCGGCAGCGGCGACACGCGGACCGCGATGGTGTTCGCGTTCTTGGGCTTTATTGTATTCCGATCCGCCTTCGCCTACGCCCTCGCGGTCCCCGGCGGCTTCGGCGCGACCGGCGTCTGGTACGGCGAGGCGCTGGCGAACGTCCTGATGGCGCTGGCCGTTGCTGGTTACTTCTCGCGCGGGCGTTGGGACGGGCGCGTGATCGACGACGACGCCGCGGAATCGGCCTGA